The sequence below is a genomic window from Acidobacteriota bacterium.
TTCGGCCTTGGCGACCGGCTGGTAGGGATCGGGCATCACTGCGCCGGTGGACGAGATGGCGTAGAGGCCGCCGGTGAGGTTGGCGGCGGGGACGGCGTTGAGGTCGCGGCTGTGGACCACGGGAGCCTCACCGCAGGGATCCTCGATGACGTGCAGCAGGCTGCGGGTGAACCCGGTGTCGGCGGCGGCCACCACCGGCTCGGTGCGCAGCTCGGCGTTGCGGGCCTCGGTGCCCACCGCCAGCAGCTCACCGCCCGGGGCGAAGCCGAGGGCGAAGATGCTGGTGCCGAGACCGGGGATGCGGATCCCTTGGTCCGAGCCCACGGGCCGGCGGAAGATGTCGAAGTCGTAGATGTCGCTGTTGCCGCCCATCATGGAGGCGAAGAAGAGCTGCCCGCAGCCGGCGGCGACGCTCCGGGGATGCTTGAGGGCGAAGATGTCGGGACCGAAGAGCCCGTCAATGTCCTCCCCCGCCGGCACTGTCGCGAAAATGTACTCCGACCCCGGGGCCACCGGCTCCAGAGTCCGGCTGTCGTATTCCCCGTAGGCGTCGAGCATGGAGTGGGGGACGAAGACCGAGATGCCCGAAGGACCGTCACCGGGGGCGAAGGCCAGGTCCGCCGGCTCGTCGGTGACACGGGTGGTCTTCACCAGCCGGGCTCGAAGGCCGTCCCGACCGCCGGGGAGTACCTGGACGACGCTGATGGAATCTCCCAGGAAGTTGGCGGTGTAGAGCCGCTTGCGCTGGGGCAGCCAGCGGACCGAGACGGGCTCCAGGCCGGTGCGCACGCGGGTGATGAAGCGATGCCTGGAGGGGATGCGCTCGTCCGTGTGCCAGATCTCGAGGGTGCTGGCCGGGGTGTTGACCACGGCGAGATACGACTGGCCGGCAACCTGGAAGACTTCGATGGGATGGGTTTGGGGACTCTCGACGTTCAGATAGTCGGTACGTCCCTGAGCCTGGGCCGAGGAATCGACCACAGAGCTCAGGGACCAGCTACAAGCCAGGCAGAGCAGGGAGAGAACAAATAATCGACGGAACATCAACATTCCTCCTTCTGAGGTAAAAAGCGAAATTTCTGAGAATCTGCGAGTCTAGGGGCTGTCCACAGAGGTGACAAGTCAGCCGGCAGACTATTTCGTGACGTTTGGGACGCTCGGACGAGCGGACCGTGGGAGCTCTTTGCTCATAGTCGAAGGTGCAAGTGCGTGATCTTGCATAGATTGGGACATGGATCAGCCAGATTCGCCGGGTCGGGTGACGAAATCGTCAGTTCTTGGGGTGCGTCAACCGCTCCGCCTATACTCTGCGTGGAGGTTGCATGAACCGATCAACGACCCCTCAGCGGGTCCCGTCCCCCATCTCACTTCAAACGAATCTCAGCTCCCGGCAGATCCTGCGGAAATTGCCCCTCGTCGCCTCGTGTGGGCTGATCTTGCTCCTGGGTGCCTGCGCCGGCGGCTCCGACCCCAGCGCCGAGGCTGCCCTGCCTGCGCCGGCGGTGGAGGCGGTGCCGGCGCGGGAGGGGGCGTTGCCGCTGGAGGAACGGCTCTCCGGCACCGTCAAGGCGCGCAACCAGGTCGCCATTCGGCCGGAGATCGAGGCGCCGGTCACCGCCGTGCTGGTAGAGAGCGGTGCCACGGTGACCCAGGGGCAGCCCCTGGTGCGTCTCGACGGCAGCCGCCTGCAGGACCAGCTGCGCCAGGCCGAGGCGAGCCTGCGGCTGGCGGAGGGGACCGCCGCGGAAGCTCGCGCCCGGGTGGCGGAGGTGGAGGCGGAGACGGTGCGCTCCCGCAGGCTGGCGGAGGAAGACCTGATCAGTGAGCTGGAGCTCGAGACGTTGGAGGCCCAGCTGAGCGCCGCCCAGGCCTCCGCCGAGCAGGCGGAGGCGCGAGTGGAGCAGGCTCGGGCAACGGTGCAGGAGCGCCGCTCGGACGTCGCCCGGGCGGTGGTGCGCTCCCCGGTGAGCGGCCGGGTGGGGCAGCGCAACGCGGAGGTGGGCATGTTGGTGGATCCCAACACCACCCTCTTCATGGTCGGCGATTTGACTCAGCTACGGGTGGAGATTCCCCTCACCGAGGCCATGCTCGGCTACATCGAAGAAGGCCAGCCGGTGCGCATCCTGCCTAACGGCGGCGAGCCTCTGGAGGCCACCCTGACCCGCATCTCTCCCTTTCTCGACGAGAACAGCTTCAGCACCGTCGGCGAGATCGACTTCGACTCACCGCAGGCTCCGCTGCGGCCGGGTACCTTCGTGGCGGTGGACGTGCTCTACGGAGAGAGCGACCGGGTGACCCTGGTGCCCACCGCCGCCGCCTGGGAAGATCCCGCCACCGGTGTCCTGGGGGTCTATGTCCTCGACTCCGCCCAGGGGCTTTCCGCGCCTCCGGAGTCGGCGTCGGGAGCGGACGCTGACGAAGCTTCGCTGCCCCCCCTCAGCGAGGAGACCTATCCCGTGACCC
It includes:
- a CDS encoding efflux RND transporter periplasmic adaptor subunit, which translates into the protein MNRSTTPQRVPSPISLQTNLSSRQILRKLPLVASCGLILLLGACAGGSDPSAEAALPAPAVEAVPAREGALPLEERLSGTVKARNQVAIRPEIEAPVTAVLVESGATVTQGQPLVRLDGSRLQDQLRQAEASLRLAEGTAAEARARVAEVEAETVRSRRLAEEDLISELELETLEAQLSAAQASAEQAEARVEQARATVQERRSDVARAVVRSPVSGRVGQRNAEVGMLVDPNTTLFMVGDLTQLRVEIPLTEAMLGYIEEGQPVRILPNGGEPLEATLTRISPFLDENSFSTVGEIDFDSPQAPLRPGTFVAVDVLYGESDRVTLVPTAAAWEDPATGVLGVYVLDSAQGLSAPPESASGADADEASLPPLSEETYPVTLRPVEVLAEGRGMIGVTDVEEGEWVVTQGQQLLSGSAADELAARVRPASWQRVLNLQDLQREDLLRRFLAKQRRYAEERGSQPPSNREYLAPAIGDGSGEGGSAEQQSGEDR